The following are from one region of the Noviherbaspirillum sedimenti genome:
- a CDS encoding N-acyl homoserine lactonase family protein: MPDSSRLPKMETSEDGIYQVYSLCYARARSRHVHENFMIRDMHDGPMPMDFNLWILRNAHRTVLVDTGFSQRAANERRPLDFDPIEALARLDIDPDAIEDVIISHLHFDHAGNIDRFAKARFHVQDAEVAYATGRCMCDRTMRLGFDVEDVVTLVRHTYAERVCFHDGDATPLPGISLHVLPGHTAGIQAVRVMTPRGPVVLASDVSHFYANFLRRGPFAATLDATETLRSYEKLKEIAGAVERIIPGHDPKVRMLYPSYTFNGIELTALHEEPKQHDINTLARLESFA; this comes from the coding sequence ATGCCTGATTCTTCGCGCTTGCCAAAAATGGAAACGTCCGAGGACGGCATCTATCAAGTCTATTCGCTGTGCTATGCCCGGGCGCGGTCGCGCCACGTTCACGAAAACTTCATGATCCGCGACATGCATGATGGGCCGATGCCGATGGATTTCAATCTCTGGATCCTGCGCAATGCCCATCGTACCGTTCTCGTCGATACGGGTTTCAGCCAGCGTGCTGCCAACGAGCGCCGCCCGCTCGATTTCGATCCGATCGAGGCGCTTGCCCGCCTCGATATCGATCCGGATGCGATCGAGGATGTCATCATCTCCCACTTGCATTTCGACCATGCCGGCAATATCGACCGTTTTGCCAAGGCACGCTTTCATGTGCAGGATGCCGAGGTCGCTTATGCGACCGGTCGTTGCATGTGCGACCGGACAATGCGCCTGGGCTTCGATGTGGAAGATGTCGTAACACTGGTGAGGCATACCTATGCCGAGCGCGTGTGCTTTCATGACGGGGATGCCACTCCCTTGCCCGGGATCAGTCTTCACGTCTTGCCGGGGCATACCGCCGGCATACAGGCAGTCAGAGTGATGACGCCGCGCGGACCGGTCGTGCTTGCCTCCGATGTGAGCCACTTCTATGCGAATTTCCTGCGGCGTGGGCCTTTCGCGGCGACACTCGATGCCACGGAGACGCTGCGCTCCTATGAAAAATTGAAGGAGATTGCCGGCGCCGTCGAACGCATCATTCCCGGTCACGATCCGAAGGTGCGGATGCTTTATCCGAGCTATACCTTCAACGGCATCGAACTCACCGCGTTGCACGAGGAGCCCAAGCAGCATGACATCAATACGCTTGCTCGCCTCGAGAGTTTTGCATAG
- a CDS encoding ABC transporter substrate-binding protein, translating to MKLQKSAKTFVVGLGLSVGLLAGASAETLKIGVIAALTGGAAPWGMAAAEGAKIAAAAANAKGGLDVGGKKYQVEVVAYDDQYKAADAVAAYNRLVRQDGAKYVIIMSSAGALALKQNIEDDKIIGLTSSYSAKAIDANSRYMFRLFSVSSDYLPAMIGWMKANYKERRVFMLNPNDETGWDQTQVSGRLFKQNGYEVIGQDLYERTVKDFQPIFTKIIAMKPEMIDLGGTPPATAGLMMRQAREMGYKGLFMKTGGAGPRDIVAGAGKEAAEGMVSVLYADPNNEGYKRLAAEYKKSLGQEPNEIIVAFYDATNVLLQAIQKAGDARDTTKVAAAFAKALPMKSAQGDLLALGGNTSAGAGQQIISTNYIGVIKNGQPVVVGKAK from the coding sequence ATGAAACTTCAGAAATCTGCAAAAACCTTCGTTGTCGGACTCGGGCTCTCTGTGGGCTTGCTGGCTGGAGCGAGCGCTGAAACACTGAAGATCGGCGTTATCGCCGCGCTTACCGGCGGCGCCGCACCCTGGGGAATGGCGGCGGCGGAGGGGGCGAAAATTGCCGCTGCCGCGGCCAATGCCAAAGGCGGGCTCGATGTGGGCGGCAAGAAGTATCAAGTCGAAGTCGTCGCCTACGATGATCAGTACAAGGCTGCGGACGCCGTGGCGGCGTACAACCGCCTGGTGAGGCAAGACGGCGCCAAGTACGTCATCATCATGTCTTCCGCCGGCGCTCTGGCGCTAAAGCAGAACATCGAGGATGACAAGATCATCGGGCTTACGTCTTCCTATTCGGCCAAGGCCATCGACGCCAACAGCAGATACATGTTCCGCCTGTTTAGCGTGTCATCCGACTACCTTCCTGCCATGATTGGCTGGATGAAAGCCAACTACAAGGAACGCCGGGTCTTCATGCTCAATCCGAACGATGAAACGGGCTGGGACCAGACCCAGGTCAGCGGAAGGCTATTTAAACAAAATGGATATGAGGTCATCGGCCAGGACCTATATGAGCGCACCGTGAAGGATTTTCAGCCGATCTTCACCAAAATCATCGCCATGAAACCGGAGATGATCGACCTGGGAGGTACCCCGCCGGCAACAGCGGGTCTCATGATGCGCCAGGCGCGCGAGATGGGGTATAAGGGCCTCTTCATGAAAACTGGCGGCGCCGGTCCGAGGGACATCGTCGCGGGTGCTGGCAAGGAAGCGGCCGAAGGGATGGTCAGCGTCCTTTATGCTGATCCGAACAACGAGGGTTACAAGCGTCTTGCCGCGGAATACAAGAAGTCTCTTGGCCAGGAGCCGAATGAAATTATTGTAGCCTTCTACGATGCTACCAACGTCCTGCTCCAGGCCATTCAAAAGGCGGGCGATGCCCGCGACACGACCAAGGTTGCGGCTGCCTTTGCCAAGGCGCTGCCCATGAAATCCGCGCAAGGCGACTTGCTGGCGCTTGGCGGCAATACAAGTGCTGGTGCCGGCCAGCAGATCATAAGCACGAATTACATCGGCGTCATTAAAAATGGCCAGCCTGTTGTAGTTGGTAAAGCCAAGTAA
- a CDS encoding alcohol dehydrogenase — MKMWAVVGSGQPLQYFEMENPEPNGAEVLVAVTHCGVCHSDLHFWRGEYDMGHGKLMRLVDRGVTLPRAPGHEVVGQVVAVGPDATGVKVGDRRIVYPWIGCGKCAMCLAGEDNMCSSQASIGVVRHGGFSSHVLVPHSRYLVDPGDLDPALASTFACSGITVLSAIRKLGTMDPDSPVLLVGAGGVGHAAITMLHALGHRNIIVVDVDEAKRQSALAAGATAVVDGMAEDVTAEIFKAAGGPVPFAIDFVNYSKTAKSAFESLAKGGKLVLVGVGGGELELSLAGMVFTARSVMAAQTGTLQDLKDVVALAQSGKLKPIPIEHLKSDDGNEALLRLKAGKVTGRLVIERDVVVSRTTS, encoded by the coding sequence ATGAAAATGTGGGCCGTGGTTGGCAGCGGGCAGCCGTTGCAGTATTTCGAAATGGAAAATCCGGAGCCTAATGGAGCGGAAGTCCTGGTGGCAGTCACCCACTGCGGGGTCTGCCACTCCGACCTCCATTTCTGGAGGGGTGAATACGACATGGGGCACGGCAAGCTCATGCGGCTCGTCGATCGCGGCGTGACATTACCCCGTGCGCCTGGCCACGAGGTGGTCGGGCAGGTCGTTGCGGTCGGCCCCGACGCCACGGGCGTCAAGGTAGGTGATCGGCGCATCGTCTACCCCTGGATTGGTTGCGGAAAATGCGCAATGTGCCTTGCCGGCGAGGACAACATGTGTTCCAGCCAGGCCAGCATCGGCGTCGTGCGCCACGGTGGTTTCAGCTCGCACGTTCTCGTTCCCCACTCGCGTTACCTAGTGGACCCCGGCGACCTAGACCCTGCGCTCGCATCGACGTTCGCCTGCTCGGGAATCACCGTGCTTTCGGCCATCAGAAAACTCGGGACCATGGACCCTGACAGCCCGGTGCTGCTTGTGGGGGCAGGAGGCGTTGGCCATGCAGCCATCACCATGCTTCACGCCCTCGGCCATCGCAATATCATCGTGGTCGACGTCGATGAGGCGAAACGCCAGTCGGCGCTTGCTGCAGGGGCGACCGCCGTTGTCGACGGGATGGCCGAAGACGTTACAGCCGAGATTTTCAAGGCAGCAGGAGGCCCCGTTCCGTTTGCGATCGACTTTGTCAATTATTCCAAGACTGCAAAAAGCGCCTTCGAGAGCCTCGCCAAGGGAGGCAAGCTGGTGCTGGTCGGTGTCGGAGGTGGTGAACTCGAGCTGTCGCTAGCTGGCATGGTCTTCACTGCGCGCAGCGTGATGGCTGCCCAGACCGGCACGTTACAAGACCTGAAGGATGTCGTGGCCCTGGCACAGTCCGGCAAGCTAAAACCGATACCCATCGAGCACCTGAAGAGCGATGATGGTAACGAGGCCTTGCTGCGGCTAAAGGCCGGCAAAGTCACCGGTCGGTTGGTTATCGAACGCGACGTCGTGGTCTCTCGGACGACTTCCTAA
- a CDS encoding Bug family tripartite tricarboxylate transporter substrate binding protein, with protein sequence MPINRRNFILVTSVLLCIGGGVQAQEAFPAKPIKIIAPFAPGSSDVIARRLGEHAGKTLGQPIVVENRPGRQGTVASRAVAKAKNDGYTLLLGTNSTHAASVHMFKELGYDPVKDFTPIIRFSINPLVLVVNAEMPVRTLKEFIKYAKERPGKLSYGMGNSGSLVAAQMLKTQAGIDAVGVNYPGNAQAVSDFVGGRLDFMVTDPLIVKPFVQTGKLRILGLTSKQRLATLPDVVPMAEQGLPNYEYVSWVGLFGPAGMPPDVTRRLHDAFAKALAEPDTEKFLAGMGMITAGASPAEFGAYVQDQIKVWGRLTKDAGLLPQ encoded by the coding sequence ATGCCAATCAATCGAAGAAACTTCATTCTTGTCACTTCCGTGTTGTTGTGTATTGGGGGTGGAGTTCAGGCACAGGAAGCGTTTCCTGCCAAACCCATCAAGATCATCGCGCCGTTCGCTCCCGGCAGTTCGGACGTGATTGCCCGCCGTCTCGGTGAACATGCCGGCAAGACGCTGGGCCAGCCCATCGTGGTGGAAAACCGCCCGGGAAGGCAGGGGACAGTAGCATCCCGCGCGGTCGCCAAGGCGAAAAATGATGGTTACACGCTCTTGTTGGGAACAAACTCGACGCACGCAGCCAGTGTGCACATGTTCAAGGAACTGGGATACGATCCGGTCAAGGACTTCACGCCCATCATCCGCTTCTCCATCAATCCTTTGGTGCTGGTGGTGAATGCGGAAATGCCGGTACGGACGCTAAAGGAGTTCATCAAATATGCCAAGGAGCGCCCCGGCAAGCTGAGCTATGGCATGGGAAATTCGGGCAGCCTGGTAGCAGCGCAGATGCTCAAGACACAGGCCGGCATCGATGCCGTGGGCGTCAACTACCCCGGGAACGCCCAGGCGGTAAGCGACTTCGTGGGCGGACGGCTGGATTTCATGGTGACCGATCCGTTGATCGTGAAACCTTTCGTCCAGACTGGCAAGCTGCGCATCCTGGGGCTGACGTCAAAGCAGAGGTTGGCTACGCTTCCGGATGTCGTTCCCATGGCGGAACAGGGGTTGCCGAATTACGAGTACGTGTCATGGGTCGGCCTGTTCGGTCCTGCGGGAATGCCTCCTGATGTCACCCGGCGCCTTCACGATGCGTTTGCCAAGGCATTGGCCGAGCCCGATACAGAGAAATTTCTCGCCGGTATGGGGATGATTACGGCCGGCGCCAGCCCTGCCGAATTCGGCGCCTATGTCCAGGACCAGATCAAGGTCTGGGGACGCCTGACCAAGGATGCGGGCCTGCTGCCTCAGTAA
- a CDS encoding Bug family tripartite tricarboxylate transporter substrate binding protein, with the protein MNIKRRSLLLAALAMLPLTGALAQADFPSRPIRLVISFPPGSTSDLLARHLGEHVSKTLGQPVVVESKPGAQGVIAARAVVNSPKDGYTLFLGTNSSHAAYVHLIKQPKYDPIKDFTPISQFTVNPLLLVVNAQLPVHSAQEFVKYAKERPGKLSFGTGNTGGLVAAQLLKAQAGIDAVGVSYPGTAQATTDLVAGRLDFMMIDPLVIRSFVEVGKVRVLGLTSTQRLPSMPEVTPLAEAGLPGYSYASWSGLFGPAGMPPEVTRRLSQAFTKAVTDPATEKYFADLGFIATSSKPEAFHAFVQDQITVWGRLTKEAGLVAQ; encoded by the coding sequence ATGAATATCAAACGCAGAAGCCTGCTACTGGCAGCGCTGGCCATGCTGCCACTCACAGGAGCCCTGGCGCAGGCGGATTTCCCCAGCCGTCCGATCAGGCTGGTGATTTCCTTCCCGCCGGGGAGCACCTCGGACTTGCTCGCCCGTCATCTCGGGGAGCATGTCAGCAAGACTCTCGGCCAGCCTGTAGTAGTCGAGTCCAAGCCTGGCGCCCAAGGCGTGATTGCAGCTCGTGCGGTCGTCAATTCTCCCAAGGATGGTTACACGCTGTTTCTGGGCACGAATTCATCGCACGCGGCATATGTTCATTTGATCAAGCAGCCAAAATACGACCCGATCAAGGATTTCACGCCGATCTCGCAGTTCACCGTCAATCCATTGTTGCTGGTTGTGAATGCGCAACTGCCTGTCCATTCGGCGCAGGAATTCGTTAAATATGCCAAGGAGCGCCCCGGCAAGTTGAGCTTCGGTACTGGCAACACGGGTGGTTTGGTTGCCGCGCAATTGCTCAAGGCGCAGGCCGGCATCGATGCGGTGGGGGTCAGCTACCCAGGCACCGCACAAGCGACCACCGACCTCGTCGCGGGCCGGTTGGACTTCATGATGATTGATCCCCTGGTCATCCGATCATTCGTTGAGGTTGGCAAAGTGCGTGTGCTTGGGCTGACATCGACACAAAGGCTGCCCTCCATGCCTGAAGTCACTCCCCTGGCGGAAGCCGGTCTGCCGGGCTACAGCTACGCATCCTGGAGCGGTCTCTTTGGTCCTGCCGGGATGCCGCCGGAGGTTACCCGGCGACTGAGCCAGGCATTCACCAAAGCCGTGACGGATCCCGCTACCGAGAAATACTTCGCGGACTTGGGCTTTATCGCCACCAGTTCCAAGCCCGAGGCTTTCCATGCCTTCGTGCAAGACCAGATCACGGTGTGGGGCCGCCTGACCAAGGAAGCAGGCTTGGTTGCCCAGTAA
- a CDS encoding aldehyde dehydrogenase family protein, producing MPKDNANLKQSSVHTGLFINNQDRAGEGDVIRVISPVTEELVAEFRGASVEQVDEAVSSAKAAFESGVWKDPAFRKTVLLKFADLIEENRDKLMEALISEIGSPVNLKANHTDTPAAFVRWFAETATRDRTRHLGFNNTNTAVSMVAYRPIGVVAAISAFNYPLLIGVTKIGAALAAGCTTVLLSSPLAPLAILLLGDLVRRAGIPPGVVNIIAGGVEVGRALTEHPGVNKVSFTGSVNVGRQVMQQAAAGLRSVVLELGGKSAAIMLPGVDYNKYAFWLHARYARNAGQGCGSPTRILVEESRYEEFCEASRKAYEQIKVGDPRDPATIVGPVVTSANRDRIEASVAQAVEEGATIIAGGGRPNIDKGWFLNPVLVGGLDNQAKLAREEIFGPVSVVLTYRTVEEAIQIANDSDLGLKAYLFGPKDQCLKLVPELRVGTVQINGGSPLRPDAPMIGYKHSGVGAEWGEDGLREFMLPQHIDCSLS from the coding sequence ATGCCTAAAGACAACGCCAATTTAAAACAAAGTTCCGTACACACGGGTTTGTTCATCAATAACCAGGACCGTGCCGGTGAGGGCGATGTCATTCGGGTTATCAGTCCGGTCACCGAAGAACTGGTTGCAGAATTTCGTGGTGCTTCCGTGGAACAGGTCGACGAGGCCGTATCCAGCGCGAAGGCTGCTTTCGAGAGCGGCGTCTGGAAGGATCCGGCGTTCCGCAAGACTGTTCTGCTCAAGTTTGCGGATCTGATCGAAGAGAACCGCGACAAGCTGATGGAAGCGCTGATTTCCGAGATCGGCTCGCCTGTCAACCTGAAGGCGAACCATACCGATACGCCAGCTGCATTCGTGCGCTGGTTCGCGGAGACCGCTACCCGGGATCGTACCCGCCACCTGGGATTCAACAACACCAATACCGCTGTCAGCATGGTCGCTTACCGCCCCATTGGCGTGGTGGCCGCCATCTCGGCATTCAATTACCCGCTGCTGATCGGCGTGACCAAGATCGGGGCGGCCCTGGCAGCGGGCTGCACGACGGTGCTGCTATCGTCGCCTCTGGCGCCTCTGGCGATACTCCTGCTGGGCGATCTCGTTCGCCGTGCCGGAATCCCGCCTGGGGTGGTCAATATCATCGCCGGTGGCGTCGAGGTCGGCCGCGCGCTGACGGAGCATCCGGGTGTCAACAAAGTCAGCTTCACAGGCTCCGTCAATGTGGGGCGGCAGGTCATGCAGCAGGCAGCGGCCGGCCTGCGCAGCGTGGTGCTCGAACTCGGCGGCAAGTCGGCAGCGATCATGCTGCCTGGAGTGGATTACAACAAATACGCCTTCTGGCTGCATGCGCGCTATGCGCGCAATGCCGGGCAGGGCTGCGGCTCGCCGACACGCATCCTGGTCGAGGAATCCCGCTACGAGGAATTCTGCGAGGCCAGCCGCAAGGCCTATGAGCAGATCAAGGTTGGCGATCCGCGCGATCCTGCGACGATTGTCGGGCCGGTGGTTACCTCTGCGAACCGGGACCGCATCGAAGCCAGTGTAGCCCAGGCAGTCGAAGAGGGCGCAACCATCATCGCGGGCGGCGGTCGTCCGAACATCGACAAGGGCTGGTTCCTGAATCCGGTGCTTGTCGGCGGGCTGGACAACCAGGCCAAGCTTGCCCGCGAAGAGATTTTCGGACCTGTTTCAGTGGTGCTGACTTATCGTACAGTCGAAGAGGCGATCCAGATCGCCAATGATTCGGATCTGGGTCTGAAAGCCTATTTGTTCGGTCCGAAGGACCAGTGCCTGAAACTCGTGCCTGAGCTGCGGGTCGGCACGGTGCAGATCAACGGCGGCAGCCCGCTGCGGCCGGATGCTCCGATGATCGGTTACAAGCACAGTGGCGTTGGCGCCGAATGGGGCGAGGATGGCCTGAGGGAGTTCATGCTGCCCCAGCACATCGACTGCTCGTTGAGCTGA
- a CDS encoding alcohol dehydrogenase catalytic domain-containing protein, giving the protein MRMIAAVMYEQGLPAPFAESKPFRIEEVELDGPGEGEVLVEVRGAGLCHSDLSVIEGMRKRPLPVVGGHEGAGIVQEVGRGVTGFKPGDHVTLAAVAGCGQCRFCLVGRPGLCQAVSGAKAEGLLGNGARRLRLANGGRLNHYSGISVFAQYAVVTPQSLIKIDHSVPLDVAALFGCAVVTGAGAVFNSAKVKPGASVAIFGLGGVGLTAVMAAREAGAARIIGLDVLPGKFDLARAVGATDCFDVRDPETIQKVLDLTNGGVDHAFEISGNLGALEMAQKITVRGGEVVGVGVGKSTSTFTIPHLPWVCEERVLRGSYMGGGVPQNDVPVYVDMYLRGRLPVDRLRSEHIGFDRLNEGFDLLHGGGVVRQILLPHG; this is encoded by the coding sequence ATGCGAATGATTGCAGCTGTCATGTACGAGCAGGGCTTGCCGGCGCCCTTTGCCGAAAGTAAGCCGTTCAGGATCGAGGAGGTGGAGCTCGATGGGCCCGGCGAGGGTGAAGTCCTGGTCGAGGTCAGAGGTGCGGGCCTGTGCCACTCCGACTTGTCCGTGATCGAGGGAATGAGAAAGCGTCCTCTTCCAGTCGTTGGTGGGCACGAGGGCGCCGGCATCGTGCAGGAGGTCGGGCGCGGCGTCACCGGCTTCAAGCCCGGGGATCATGTGACACTGGCTGCCGTGGCCGGTTGCGGCCAGTGCCGGTTTTGCCTGGTCGGCCGGCCCGGGCTTTGCCAGGCCGTGAGCGGCGCAAAGGCAGAAGGCTTGCTCGGCAACGGCGCGCGGAGGCTTCGACTGGCCAACGGTGGCCGGCTCAATCACTACAGCGGCATCTCGGTTTTCGCCCAGTATGCTGTGGTGACGCCCCAGTCGCTGATCAAGATCGACCACTCTGTTCCTCTGGACGTCGCTGCGCTCTTCGGTTGCGCGGTCGTGACGGGTGCCGGCGCGGTGTTCAATAGCGCCAAGGTCAAGCCGGGTGCCTCGGTGGCGATTTTCGGACTTGGTGGCGTCGGCCTCACCGCGGTGATGGCGGCCCGCGAGGCGGGTGCTGCCCGGATCATCGGCCTGGATGTACTGCCTGGCAAGTTCGACCTGGCGCGTGCGGTTGGTGCCACCGATTGCTTTGATGTGCGCGATCCGGAGACTATCCAGAAAGTACTCGATCTGACCAACGGCGGTGTTGACCATGCCTTCGAGATCTCGGGTAATCTCGGCGCGCTTGAGATGGCACAGAAGATCACGGTGCGGGGCGGCGAAGTGGTCGGCGTAGGCGTGGGCAAGTCAACTTCCACGTTCACGATTCCGCACCTGCCGTGGGTCTGCGAAGAACGCGTGCTGCGCGGCTCATATATGGGCGGCGGGGTGCCACAGAACGACGTTCCCGTGTACGTGGATATGTACCTGCGTGGGCGGCTCCCCGTCGACAGGCTGCGCAGCGAACATATCGGCTTTGATCGCCTGAACGAAGGATTCGATCTGCTCCATGGCGGCGGGGTCGTGCGGCAGATACTACTGCCACACGGTTGA
- a CDS encoding SDR family NAD(P)-dependent oxidoreductase: MEDVRLTESTRAETPAWLDLAGRVCVVTGGGRGIGEGTARELAANGASVAVLDRDGDAAARVADEIKRAGGRAISLAADVSRTDQIAAAAERVLQEFGPCQVLVNNAALVGYAGPLMDADLDQWDRMQAVNVKGALICTRTFGRQMIDAGRGGSIVNVASICGHTPLPQGGAYSVGKAGLLMLTRMLALELAEHRVRCNSVSPGLVRTSATESAYVDPEVSEGRRRMVPAGRVADSVDLANVIAFLASDRAGYVNGQDILVDGALSQTLMTLVPKPSRPMQPS, encoded by the coding sequence ATGGAAGATGTTCGCTTGACTGAATCGACGCGCGCTGAAACGCCCGCGTGGCTAGACCTTGCGGGTCGTGTTTGCGTCGTCACCGGAGGGGGCAGAGGGATTGGGGAGGGAACCGCACGCGAGCTGGCGGCAAACGGCGCATCCGTAGCGGTTCTGGACCGTGACGGGGACGCTGCGGCCAGGGTGGCCGACGAGATCAAGCGTGCCGGAGGACGTGCAATCAGCCTTGCGGCGGACGTTTCGCGTACAGATCAGATTGCCGCTGCCGCTGAGCGGGTTCTGCAGGAGTTTGGCCCATGCCAGGTTCTGGTGAATAACGCAGCCTTGGTGGGCTATGCCGGACCGTTGATGGATGCTGACCTGGATCAATGGGACCGGATGCAAGCGGTCAACGTGAAGGGTGCTCTGATCTGCACGCGTACGTTCGGCAGGCAGATGATCGACGCAGGCCGGGGTGGCAGCATCGTCAACGTCGCGTCCATCTGCGGCCACACGCCGCTGCCTCAAGGTGGCGCCTACAGCGTTGGCAAGGCCGGATTATTGATGCTGACGCGCATGCTCGCCCTGGAACTGGCGGAGCACCGCGTTCGTTGCAACTCCGTGTCTCCTGGCCTGGTACGAACGTCCGCTACAGAGTCAGCCTATGTCGATCCCGAGGTCAGCGAGGGGCGCAGGCGGATGGTCCCGGCAGGTCGCGTGGCCGATTCGGTGGACTTGGCCAATGTCATCGCATTCCTGGCAAGCGATCGGGCCGGCTACGTAAATGGTCAGGACATCCTCGTCGACGGCGCTCTGAGCCAGACCCTGATGACCCTCGTCCCGAAGCCGTCAAGGCCCATGCAGCCATCATAA
- a CDS encoding SMP-30/gluconolactonase/LRE family protein: protein MDISPLGTSAESALFYTNATRGLTPIPASERDLPTVTAEPYFKVSDGLVALEGPAYDRQGNLLFVDVYCGRILRLSPDHTLTTLYTDSALHPAGIAIHKDGRIFVAGIGDSRAGSVIALDSDGGNPQTILPASAGYVPDDLVFDSKGGFYFTDFKGTSTNPAGGVFHVSPDFKTITPVLPNMSAANGVALSSDGKVLWATEFCASRLHRVDLEDEATVARFGTTIPYHFVGRAPDSMRTDADGNVYVAMFHQGRILVFSPYGIPIGQILLPGREENHFLKSTSLAFVPGSRDIVIVARDELGGRGSMIFRARGLTQGVTLLSHR, encoded by the coding sequence ATGGATATAAGTCCTTTGGGAACGAGCGCTGAAAGTGCGCTTTTTTATACCAACGCAACGCGCGGGCTTACCCCGATTCCCGCATCCGAACGGGACCTTCCTACGGTGACGGCAGAACCCTACTTCAAGGTATCGGATGGTTTGGTAGCCCTTGAAGGTCCGGCATATGACCGGCAAGGCAATCTTCTGTTTGTTGATGTCTACTGCGGAAGGATCCTTCGCCTGTCTCCGGACCACACGCTCACTACACTCTACACGGACAGCGCGCTGCATCCGGCAGGCATCGCCATTCACAAGGATGGCCGCATCTTCGTGGCCGGCATCGGCGATTCTCGGGCCGGCAGTGTCATTGCACTGGACTCCGACGGGGGCAATCCGCAGACCATATTGCCGGCGAGTGCCGGCTACGTCCCGGACGACCTCGTCTTCGACAGCAAGGGCGGGTTCTACTTCACCGACTTCAAAGGCACGTCGACCAACCCGGCGGGCGGGGTCTTTCATGTTTCGCCAGATTTCAAGACCATTACCCCTGTGTTGCCGAACATGTCTGCGGCAAATGGAGTAGCGCTCAGTTCGGATGGCAAGGTACTGTGGGCCACAGAGTTTTGTGCTTCGCGTCTGCACCGCGTTGACCTGGAAGATGAAGCTACTGTCGCGCGATTCGGTACGACGATACCCTACCATTTCGTGGGCCGTGCGCCAGACTCAATGCGCACCGACGCTGACGGCAACGTTTACGTGGCGATGTTCCATCAGGGGCGCATCCTCGTATTTAGCCCGTACGGCATACCAATCGGTCAGATTTTGTTGCCCGGCCGCGAGGAGAATCACTTTCTGAAGAGCACTAGCCTGGCATTCGTGCCGGGCTCGCGGGACATTGTCATCGTCGCCAGGGATGAGTTGGGAGGACGCGGATCAATGATTTTCCGCGCTCGGGGACTGACTCAAGGTGTCACCCTGCTCTCCCACCGATGA
- a CDS encoding Bug family tripartite tricarboxylate transporter substrate binding protein — MQKFFQCLLVAVFLVTAKLGIAKSEPFPTKPIQVIIASTPGSASDVITRFLGKEVSKQLGQPIVVVSKPSASGTIAADYSRRAPADGHTLFFGSNTSMAANVHLVKNLSYDPLRDFEPIAQVSINPLVLVVRSDLPIKSVAELVAYAKARPGQMNYGVGNSGALVSSKLLQSITGISAQEITFKGASQAMLELVAGRLDFMITDPLVVDPFIRQGAVRPLAVTSSVRLPSMSEVPTMVEAGVPGYDYASWLGYYAPRGTPKEVVEKLNAAFVKAVQSDEGKEFFNRMGMIARSSTPQALTEFNKGQIASWERWVKVSGLQPQ, encoded by the coding sequence ATGCAAAAATTCTTTCAGTGTCTGCTTGTCGCAGTCTTTCTCGTGACAGCAAAGCTCGGTATCGCAAAAAGCGAACCCTTTCCGACCAAGCCGATACAAGTCATCATCGCCAGCACGCCGGGCTCGGCCTCCGACGTGATCACCCGATTCCTCGGCAAGGAAGTCTCGAAGCAACTGGGCCAGCCCATCGTTGTCGTGAGCAAGCCAAGTGCATCTGGCACCATCGCCGCCGACTATTCGCGCCGGGCGCCTGCGGATGGCCACACGCTGTTCTTCGGTAGCAATACTTCGATGGCAGCGAATGTCCATCTCGTGAAAAACCTGTCGTATGACCCTCTGCGCGACTTTGAGCCGATCGCGCAGGTTTCCATCAATCCGCTGGTCCTGGTCGTCCGTTCCGATCTGCCGATCAAGTCGGTTGCCGAACTGGTCGCCTACGCGAAGGCACGGCCAGGTCAGATGAACTATGGGGTCGGCAACTCCGGCGCCCTGGTTTCTTCGAAGCTGCTGCAATCGATCACCGGCATCAGCGCGCAGGAAATTACGTTCAAAGGGGCTTCGCAGGCGATGCTGGAGCTTGTCGCCGGTCGCCTGGACTTCATGATCACCGACCCGCTGGTGGTTGATCCCTTCATCCGCCAGGGCGCGGTCCGGCCGCTGGCTGTCACGTCGTCAGTCCGGCTTCCCTCGATGAGCGAGGTGCCGACGATGGTCGAAGCTGGCGTTCCGGGTTATGACTATGCATCCTGGCTTGGCTACTATGCGCCCCGTGGCACACCCAAAGAGGTGGTCGAGAAACTCAACGCCGCATTCGTGAAGGCAGTCCAGAGCGATGAGGGGAAGGAGTTTTTCAACCGGATGGGGATGATCGCCAGGAGTTCGACTCCTCAAGCCCTGACGGAATTCAATAAAGGCCAGATTGCCTCGTGGGAGCGCTGGGTCAAGGTGTCCGGCCTGCAACCGCAATGA